Sequence from the Argentina anserina chromosome 7, drPotAnse1.1, whole genome shotgun sequence genome:
TATCtaactttttattttctttccctTCAACCCAAGTTGTGCTATTATCCCCTGTTTTCCCGAATTCTCTCAACTCTGCCTCTCTCATTTCTGGTCTTGCTCTGCTCTTCTCTGAGTGAAGGATTGCAAATGAAGGTTGGAATCTGGTTTCCCCACTTTAGGATTACTGAATATTCAATCTTTGTCACAATTTTTAACCAAGTTTTTCGCTTTCCTGGTTCTGATTCTTTAAGAGCTTTTTTGGGGTGTCAtccttttgtgttttttttattgattggTTTTGCTTTCAAAATGCTTAATCGATGTTTTGTTGCCGGGTTTTGCTCAGAATCTTAGTTTAATCTTGTTGATGGGTCTCTATCTGGGAAGAGTCAAATTGGCAAATTCTGCTTTTGTTCTTActctttataaaataatttgatCAGATTTAGACTACTAGTGTACAGAATTGTTCTTGTTCCTTACAGTAATGGCTTAGTTGCTTGGATTCTGAATCAGATCTCTGTTTTTGTTGATCTGTACTTGCAGAAGGTTATTctgaggttggatttgaatgatgatcacaaAGCCAAGCAGAAGGCATTGAAGACAATCTCTACTCTTTCAGGTACAAAATCTTATATTCATTTTATTGAcgtgaagagaaagaagaaatgtTTACCTATTATAATTTGGATGGAAAGTAGTGGTTGGAAGATTTCACTGCTTTTGATTTAATGTGGATGGGGAAATGTTAAACAAAGAAGTCATCTTTTTATTCTTATTCATATATGGCAAATTGGTTAAACAACAAACAGAGAGATGAGGAAACAGAAAGAGTGAGAGATTTCTCTACAAGGCTCATTCTGTGTGATCTAAATGAGGGTAAGATGAGAACTACCTTATATTATGTAAAGCTGTGCATTTATAATCTGTGGATTTATGAGCTCTCGTAAATGAATATGAATGGAGCAATATGTGTTGCAAGTATACAACAAATACAATGAGATCACTTTTGAAACAGTCTGTGGTTTGGTTTGTGCAAGTTTCAGACTTTTAGTGCAGTTTGATATGGAGCAAGAATTCTCAGTTGATTGGTTTGATAATACAATGTGCAGGCATTGATTCCATCGCCATGGACATGAAGGAGAAGAAACTAACAGTGATCGGTTCGGTGGATCCGGTGAATGTGGTGAGCAAATTGCGCAAGTATTGGCCAACGACAGATATAATCTCAGTAGGTCCAGCAGTTGAGCCTAAGAAAGAGGAACCAAAGAAGGAAGaagcaaagaaagaagaaggaaagaaagaaggagaGGAAGCGAAGAAAGAAGGGGAAGAGGCGAAAAAGGAGGAACCGAAgaaagaggaggagaagaaagaaggaggagaggaagcgAAGAAAGAAGAGCCAAAgaaagaggaggagaagaagaaagaggctCCTCCTCCAGATCCTGTCTCAGACCTTGTCAAGGATTACAGAGCTTACAACCCTCACATGACAACTTACTATTATGTGCAAAGCATGGAAGAGAATCCAAATGCTTGTGTTATTTGCTAAGCAAGCAAGAGCTCAATATGTTCCTCAGAATGAGGCACTCAAAAATCATCTTCCCAATGCCAATAGGTGGTCAGAACCCCAGACAGTAGGAGCTGTTCTACTCTGTATATAGAATGGTACTGCCTCACTGAAATGTTGAATTAAACATTAGTAATGTGTGTAGAGAAATAAACATGAATtctaaattttgttttgatcTCATGGTGAGTGTACTTCACTGTCTTGTTAATTAGTATGGAGAAAAGGGTGGAAGTGTAAGCAACCACCCCACTCGACtatcaatatataatattattaatGTATTGA
This genomic interval carries:
- the LOC126803982 gene encoding heavy metal-associated isoprenylated plant protein 39 isoform X2, which translates into the protein MKKVILRLDLNDDHKAKQKALKTISTLSGIDSIAMDMKEKKLTVIGSVDPVNVVSKLRKYWPTTDIISVGPAVEPKKEEPKKEEAKKEEGKKEGEEAKKEGEEAKKEEPKKEEEKKEGGEEAKKEEPKKEEEKKKEAPPPDPVSDLVKDYRAYNPHMTTYYYVQSMEENPNACVIC
- the LOC126803982 gene encoding heavy metal-associated isoprenylated plant protein 39 isoform X1, giving the protein MANWLNNKQRDEETERVRDFSTRLILCDLNEGIDSIAMDMKEKKLTVIGSVDPVNVVSKLRKYWPTTDIISVGPAVEPKKEEPKKEEAKKEEGKKEGEEAKKEGEEAKKEEPKKEEEKKEGGEEAKKEEPKKEEEKKKEAPPPDPVSDLVKDYRAYNPHMTTYYYVQSMEENPNACVIC